CTCAGGAAAGACCGGCGTGGACACCGATTCCCCTGCGCCATCTCCAGAACAGCCTGTAACTCCGACCAACAGCAGCAGCAGCATGGAAGCAACAACTCCTTTTCCTGAATTCGTCCACCCGCGGAATGTTCTCCGCTGATTCATCCTTTCACTCCAGAGATCGCTACCGATTCAATAATCTGTTTTTGGAAGATCAGGAAGATGATCAATACCGGCAGCAGCGCAACAATGGATGCTGCCATAATGAGCGGATAATCCGTCTGGATCGCATACGTGGCATTAAAGTTCGCAATAACGAGCTGCAAGGTCTGTTTTTCAGGTGAATTCAGATAAATAATCGGTGCCAGATAATCGTTCCAGATGCCCATGAACCAGAGAATCAGCTGAGCGGCAATCGCCGGTTTAATGAGCGGGAACGTAATGCTGGAGTACAGTCGGAAATAAGAGCTGCCATCAATTTTCGCTGCTTCAATAATGGCATCAGGCACACTAAGCAGATATTGACGCAGGAAGAAGATCATGACGACGTTACCAAATAATCCTGGAACGATAAGCGGCAGCAGTGTGTCCACCCAGCCCAGCTTCGAGAACATGATGAACTGCGGAATCATGACTGTCGGATACGGAATCATCATCGATGCGAGCAATGCTAGAAACAATTTATTTTTATGCGGAAATCTTAATTTGGCAAAAGCAAAGGCAGCGATACTCGACGTAAACGTCCCGACAACGGTAACACTGATCGCCACGATCAAGCTGTTTTTGATCCCGCTGAGTAGCGGACCTGCTTCCCAGATTTCCTTATACTTTCCGAATTGGAACACTTCAGGTATCCACACAGGCGGAAGTGCGAACACATCTTGCTTCTCCTTCACGGAAGTGGACAACATCCAGATCAGTGGTGCAATCATCGCAATAGCACCAAGTGCCAACACGATAAAAATGATAGAGTTCGTTAGTTTCCTCTTTTGACTGTAAGACATCTCCGGTTCACTCCTTTCCTAGACCATTAATCCCCATCATAGGCTGATTTTTCGTTCATTTTGAATTGCACCAAGGTAATGACAAAAATGAAAATACCAAGAATCATGGCCATCGCAGAGGCATAACCCATTTGCAGGTTGCTAAATGCTTTCTGCCAGATGTAGAAGACGATGGATGCAGATGAATATTCAGGACCGCCGGTAGGCGTCATAATGTTCATTTCGGTGAAGATTTGGGAACCACCAATGATATTCGTAACAACGAGGAAAAAGGTAACTGGCTTCACCATCGGCCAGGTGATGTTGCGGAAAATCTGGAACCCGTTTGCTCCATCGAGCTCAGCTGCTTCGTAATATGTACGTGACACACTTTGCAGTGCAGCCAGATACAATAACATCGTATAACCTAGACCTTTCCATACCGTCATAATAATCAGGGCCGGTTTAACTGTATCTTTGTTTGCGAGCCAGTTAGGGCCTTCAATACCGAACAGATCCAGGAATTGGTTCACTAATCCGTAATCCCCGTTGTACGCCCAGTTCCACATGATGGACACCGCTGCGAGGGAAGAAATAACCGGAATATAATAGATTACACGGAACGTCGTTGTGCCGGGAATTTTACGATTCAGACCCATCGCCAGCAGCAATGCAAGCAACAAACCAATCGGGATACCCAGCATCAGATAAAAGGTGTTGAACATCGCTTTGTAAAACAGATCATCCGTGAGCAAATCCTTAAAATTGGCTAAACCAATAAAGTTCATCTGTCCCAAGCCATCCCAATCCGTAAACGAACCGTACAAGGAATATAGGAAAGGGAACAGGACAAAGATCAGCAAACCAAGAACCGGAGGCAAAATAAATAAATATCCGTACAGCCTCTCTTTGCGATACAAACTAGATTTTGTAATCACTGCGCTCACCCCTGTTTCTAATATCAGCATGTTGCATGAATCGATACACGCCTGCTTGCTTGATCAATTCATGCAACATACCCGTATGGAATCCAAAATGATGCCAGCAGCGTGATAGCAGGCTGCTGGCACCGCCTTTTTTTGAAAAACGGAATCTACTACTCTATCCATTTGGCTTAGGCTGCTTCTCTCTGAACCTAACTTCATTCTTATTTCATTCACATGATTTCAGCATGTTGCTAAATGTTTTATTTCTGAGATTTCTTCTCTTGTTCTACCGCTTTGTCTAACAGCTTTTGCATTTTGGGCTGCTGCTGCTTCACATATTCTGCGGCTGTAATCTTGCCATCCAGAACCGGTTGAATGTCGGTGAAGAACAGGTCATACCATTCTGCGTTGTACGTGTAGTTCCCTGGAAGAGAACGGCCATAATCTTCTACGATATCAATGAATTCCTGTTTGTTGGCTGGTTTTGTAGATGTATCCTTAGCCCATTCGTCAGCCATATCGAGCAAATTCGGGATCTGTACTTTGGCATCCACCAACTGCTGCATGCCTTCTTTGGAAGCTGTGAGGTAATTAACCAATGCTGCAGCTTCTTCTGGATATTTCGTTTTGGCCGATACACCGATACCGAGTGAACCGATCCACGTTGCGGATTTTCCGGTAGAGCCCGCAGGGAAAGGCAGCAGGTCATACTCGAAAGGCAGTTTCTCGAATGTACTCATATCCCATGGACCTACAGGGAAGAAAGCCATTTCCCCTTTCATCCAGCGTTGGTACGTATCCAATGTTTGCGCTTCCTCAATGGAAGGCGTGATTTTGTATTTGTTTTGCATGTCCGCAAAGAATTGCAGTGCTTCCGCGAATTTCGGATCATCAATGGTCACTTTTGTTTTCGTTTCATCCAGCCAGTCGGCGCCATTGCTCCATACAAAAGCTTGCAAGGCCCACTGTACGTTAAAGCCTGTACCAAATACGTCCGGTTTGCCGTCTCCATTCGTATCCTTGGTCGCTTGCTGGTTTACCTTAATGAACTCATCCCATGTATATGGCTTGTCCTTGTCAGGGAATGGAATGCCTTCTTTTTCAAATAAAGTTTTGTTATAACCGAGTGCAAACGGACCCAGATCTTTCGGCATGCCGTAGAGATCGCCCTGACCTGCCATTTTGCCATCATAGCGATACAGATCCACACCATATTTCCAGATGTTATCGAGATCTACATCCGCATTATTTTCAACGTAAGGTGTCAGATTCATCAACACATTGCTGTTCACATAGGCTTTCACATCGCCAGGGTTAAAATAGAATACGTCTGGCAAGCTGTTGCCTGTAATAGCAGCTCTCAATTTGGTTGCGTACTGATCCGCAGCTGTTACGATAATTTTGACTTTGACACCTGGATGCTCTTCTTCGAATTTCTTAACAACGGCTTGATATGCCTTCTGTTCATCTGTTCCGCCCCGGAACATAAACGTCAGTTCCTTGTCCCCGCTTGAACCGCTGCTGCCACCGCAGCCTGCAAACACGATTGCGCTTACAAGCATAAGAAGCATTATCGTAACCAAACTCTTTTTCTTTACCATCTGAACCCCTCCTGATCTGGATTTGTAACCGTATTCAAGTAGCTGGAAATAAGATTTCTGTTGTTAAATTTATCAAACCCAGATCACTTTAGTCAATACTTTATTAAAACATTTTATATTTATTTAAAATAAATTAGTATGTTGGCCATCCGCTGGAATCCCATAGCAAGTCGTTGATTAGCAATTTTGGATTGCCATTATCATCAGCATCATAGGCGTGGCGCGCAATCACATTACCGTTATACACATCCTGACCACCGGGTCCCTTCCACTTGACGTTCCCCGAGTCCAATATCGTTCCGCCGCCATTCAACATGCTCATACCGTTTTTGTCCACATAAGGACCTGTAATACTCGTTGAACGTCCATAGACCATTTTGTACGTGCTATTTACGCCCTGGCAGCAAGAATCAATCGAGGCAAACAAGTAATAATAGCCATTCCGATACACAATACTTGGAGCTTCAATGGCACCACCATTATTCGGACGCGCCGCAATGGAGGATATGCTTCCGGTCGGTTTCATTGTGTTTTTGTCGAGTTTCACAATCTTCAGACCGCTCCAGAAAGAACCGAAAGCTAGCCACGGGTTGCCTGAAGCATCGATGACCAGATTCGGATCAATAGCGTTATAATTGTTGGCGGTTGTGGTTTGAAGCACTAATCCCTCATCCTTCCACTGACCTGCTCCAATGCTGGTTGCAGACGCAAGCCCGATCGCAGATCTGTTGGAGCCAAAGGTAGAGATGGAATAATACAGCCACACTTTTCCGTTGTACTGCTCAACGTCAGGTGCCCATACATCCAGACCGCTCTGTCCCGGAACGGCAGAGGCCCACCAGGATGGCTTACTCAGGAAAATCTGTGGAACCCGATACCATGATGACCCGTTATCCGATTTCAGTACCTGAATACCAGGACCTGTTGAGAAGGTATACCATGAGTTTCCTTCTTTGATGATGGATGGATCGTGGACGGCAATATCTCCGCTCAGATTCCAAAATGCCGCGAATGCCCGGGACTGACCCGCCAATAGCAAAACAAGTACAAGTAGTGCAGGCAATGCCCAACGCTTCTTCCTGAATCTTGTCATTCCTTTGAACTTTTCCAAATCGAATTCCACCTCTCCTGATCAAATAGTTAATTTGGTTCATGAAGTATTAAATCAATTTAGGTATACTAGGATTATAAAAGCGGTTACATCACATTTCAATGGTATATTTCAAATATATATGAAATGATTCAAGTTATTTTTTAAAGTAAATATTCAACATTTTATGAATATTACGCTCATTTATGCTATGTATACACGGGATTTGGCTTCCTTTTCTCTGCCCTTCCCTTCCATCGGGTAATCATTTATAATTATCTAAAACAAACCATATAAATGTACAGAAGCCTGGAACTCAGAAGGGCTTTGTTCAGAACGTGGAAAGGAAAACCACCTATGATTTATATTAAAGATCTGATGTCTGGCGTTAATATTTTCAAAGCACTCAGTTCCGAAATCCGGATTCAGATTATTGAGTTGCTTGCCAAGAACCAGAGTCTTAACCTCAATGATCTCGCAACCAAACTGGGGCTCAGCAATGGCGCCATTACAATGCATATTAAGAAATTGGAAGAAAGCGGCCTGATTGAGATCAACACTGCGGTTGGCAAACATGGAATTCAGAAGATTTGTTATCTCAATGAGGAAAAACTAATGGTCGACCTGCGTTCACAGGAGATTTTTAACCGATACGAGGTTGAAATTCAGGTAGGTCATTATAGCGATTATCAGGCAGCTCCTACATGTGGTCTCGCCACCCGAGACAGCATCGTCGGTGAGTTCGATGATCCGCGCTACTTTGCTGACCCACTCCGTATTGATGCAGAGATGATTTGGCTGGCCGAAGGTTATCTGGAGTATCGTATTCCCAACTACCTTAAGCCTAATCAGACGTTCAGCGAAATCCAGTTATCCATGGAATTGGGTTCAGAAGCGCCAGGTTTTTGCGATAATTACCCTTCGGATATTTTTTTCTACGTCAACGGCATCGAGATTGGCTGTTGGACGAGTCCAGGCGATTTTGGCAATACCCGGGGTACGTTCAATCCAGACTGGTGGCCGCCGCATCTGAATCAATACGGGATGCTGAAGCTGATCCGCATCACTCAAGAGGGCAGCTATATTGATGGATGCCGCATCTCCGATGTTACTCTGGACCAGATTGGCCTTGATTACAAAAGCGATATCCACTTTCGGATTGCAGTAACGGACGAACCCGTGAATAAACGGGGATTGACGATCTTTGGCAAAAATTTCGGCAATTACGGGCAGAACCTGCTTGCGCGTGTACTTTATAATGTGCAAGAGGAATAGTTGAGTATAAACTGCGTTACACCTCAAAAATCAACAAACAGCCGCCCAGTTAAAAAACGGACGGCTGTTTTCATTTTCTGTTACTTCACTTCGTTCAGACGTTCCGCCAAACGGTCCCAGGTTTCCGTAATTCCCTGCAACATCCCCATATCCATGACGGTTTGCAATGCCTCTGCGGATACATACTCTGATCGATTAACGATCTTTGTCTTGCCCCCAAGATCAATGAATAGCATGGTTACTTCGGTTGTCGGCAGGTTCTCATCTGTGTTGCCTTCGGCGTCCGAGAAATAATCGATATAAACAATCCGTTCCGGCTCAACAATTTCCTTATACACACCTTTTCCCCAAGATTCCATACCGTAAAAATCTCCCTGGTTCTTATCCTCACATTTCATGCAGTAATGCCAAACACCGCCTGGTCGAAAATCCACATTACAGACAGGAATGGCCCACCCTCTCGGTCCCCACCAGTGCTGAAGATGTTCCGCTTCCTTGAACATGCTGAACACAAGCTCACGAGGTGCGTCAAATACACGCTCAAGTACAAGTACCTTTTCATTTTCCACACTCGACGCCATTCCGTTGTTTAACATTGTCATTCCTCCTTATGAGTTAGCGAATACCTATGGTTTGTCTTTCTTACTTTGCAGTTCACGCAAATAATGATCCAGATTGTCAAAACGGTCTTCCATGATATTCTGAAACGACTGCACCCACTCATCCAATGTTTGAAAAGGTTCTGGACGGAGCTTGTAAATCCTGCGGTTGGCCACGGCCTTTACATCCAAAATGCCATGATCACTGAGCACTTTCAAATGCTTCGAAGCTTGAGGTTGACGTAATCCCAGCTGTTCAGCAATTTCCCCCACAGTAAGAGGACCATCACGTAATAATTCGACGATATGCATACGATTCGGTTCAGCCAAAGCGCCCAGCAAGGCCATATCCATACCCGGATTGTGTCCTGACATGCTGTTCACCTCATTCAGTTAATGTGTATAGGTAGAATCTCATCTCCTTCACCAAAATGTTCTTCTTCCTGATATTCAAAGCATACCCCATAAGGAATATTCCTGTAAAGGAATATTATCAAAATAATTATAACTTTTATTAAATAATTCCGAATGATGTATACTACATCCCGATGGAAATACTGAACGTTCCAATCGATACGATTCAAAGTGTTAAACATCAGCCAGCATTATTCCAGATCAGATTGGATAAATTCATAACCAACACGAAGGAAAATAAAATGTACGGTCAGTGGCATGACAACGGACGGCTATTGGACTATTAAATTTTCCCTGAGACAGCAGACAGGACCTCCCTATAAGGAGGCCCTGTTTTGATGTTTCCAATATTAATGATTCTGCCTGTACGTTTTGGGAGACATGCCATACGCCTTTGTGAACTGCCGGGTAAAATAATTACTGTCGTTAAACCCGCATTCATAAGAAATTTCGGTAATGGACAGGTTCCCCTGTTTTAACAGATAACATGCCTTTTCCAGACGCAGCTTCTGTAAATATGAAATGGGCGTCATCTGATAATAGGATCGAAATATCCGGTTCAGATGCCTTATAGAAACATTCGACTTCCCTGCAATCTCATCTAAGGTCAGGGGTTCCAGATAATGATCCTCGATATAGGAAATGGCATTCGCCAGATGCATCAGATTAGTGCCCTCAATTCCCTTCTCCTGTGTCTCATAATGCCTCGACAAATAAACAACCATCTCCGTAAAACGGGAGATCAGCATCGTCTGATATCCTTGCTGCCTGTTTCTATACTCCTCAATCATGACAGTGATTAGCGATTCCACGTACTCCAGGTTGGGAATAGGCAAGGCCATTTTACTCGGATAGGAATGAATACTGCGATAAAATGGCTCCAAAACAAACAAAGCCTGAAACCCCTTGGATTTTCTCAGATCCGGTCCGGCAGAAGCAAGCATTTCCGGTCTGAACATAATATTGCATATCTGAAAATCATGAGGATCACTGTAGGCATGGGGAGTTGAACCATTAATCACAAATACATTGCCCTTCTTAACAAAAAATTCCTCCGTATTGACAACATGTGTCGCATTGCCATTCAGGACAATGACAAGTTCCGAAAAGTCCACATGCTTGTGAAGTTCGGTGTCTTCCTCATGTCCTCCATATTGAATATAGAACGGAAATTCCAGATCAGCTGTAAACCAATTCAAATAGGCGTTGCTCAACAGTTCGCCCTCCATGATTCATGTTGGGATGAATGTCTATATCATGCTACTCCATGACCGAAAAATCAAGGTTTGCCGATCATTGGTTCTCTATAATTCCTCATGTAGCGATGCAAAAACAGCACAAATCGAGGGGGTGTCATTAGTCGTGAAAACCCGATTATATGATTTATTTGTCGGGTGCAAAGGCTTTTTTTAAATCCACAATTGTAAACGCATTCAATACAATAACGGATATTATCAGGGGGGTTATTATGGTTCATTCGATGAGAAAGATTGTAAACTATTCCGTCGCACTCACACTTTCATTAAGTTTGCTGGCAGGGTGCAGTAGTAGCAATGAAAGCTCGGAAAGTAAAGAAGGAAATGCCAGTGATACTTCACCGATGACGTTGACATTCTTCGGAGCAGATTCCAACGCGAACTGGAATAAGATGCAGGATGATGTCGGCAAGGAGATTACCAAGCAGACAGGTATCACACTGGATGCCGAATTCGCAGTATCGGACCCCGCTCAGAGACTGGCACTGATTGCAGCAAGTGGTGATTACCCCGATCTGATCAGTCCCAAGGGGGATTTGGACAAATTGGTTGATGCAGGGGCAATGCTGGACCTTACTGATCTGATCGATCAACATGCCCCAAATATCAAGAAACTCTTCGGCGACCAAATCAAGCGTCTGCGCTACAGTAACGAAGATCCCTCCATCTATGTCATTCCTACGTATTCAGCCATTGACGGAATCAACTTCGTGGCTGGTGCAGGTTTTGAGCTCCAGCATCGTGCTGTGAAGGAGGCCGGGTATCCACAGATCAAGACACTGCAAGACTATGAAAATGTCATTCGATCCTATCTGGAGAAGCACCCTACCGATGAGAATGGCAACAAAAATATCGGAATGACATTAAACGCCGATGACTGGCACATTCAAATTACCGTAACAAACCCTGCAGCTGAAACCACTGGTAAATCTGGTGATGGAGAGTACTACATTGATCCGGAAACGCATGAAGCAACCTACCATTTCCGCACGGAAGGCGAGAAAGAGTATTTTCAGTGGCTTAACCACATGTATAATACCGGGTTGCTTGATCAGGAGTCTTTTGTTCAGAAAAACGACCAATATCTGGCCAAAGTCGCTTCTGGTCGCGTCATTGGTCTGATTGATGCAGACTGGGGCTACTCTGATGGAGAGAAGGCGCTGAAGGCGGCAGGCAAAAATGATCAAACCTATGGACATTATTCTGTCATGCTGTCTGACCAGTACAAGGACAACCGATATCAGTCTACTGGGTTCATGGCAGGCTGGGGAGTAGGCATAACTGAAAGCGCTGAAGATCCGGTCCGAGCCATTAAATTTCTGGATTTCCTTGTTTCTGAAGAAGGCCAAATCCTTAATTATTGGGGCGTAGAAGGTAAGCAATATACGATGGAGGACGGTAAGCGTGTTGTACCTGCGGAAGTGCAGCAGCGCATTATCAATGACAATATCGCCTTTAGCAGAGAATCCGGCGTAGGCCTTTACACCAATATGGGTGGTCATTACGGGGATGGCGTGAAAGACTCTACTGGCAATTATTATACCAAGAACTTCCCGGAACAGATTATTAAGAATTACACGGATGTAGATAAAGAGACTCTTAAAGCTTATGATGCAACGACCTGGATGGATCTGTTTCCGAATGAGAAGGATTTCCCGGTAAAACCATGGGGAGCAGTATGGAATATCTCTGTGCCAAGTGATGATGAAATCAACATTATAGCTAACAAGGTGAAGGATATTACATGGAAGCAGATTCCGCAGGCCGTCATGGCCAAACCGGAAGAATTCGATGCCATCTGGAATGACTATCAGCAGAAGCTTGTTGATGCAGGTGTCGAAAAAATGGAGCAGGGTTTCACCAAATATGTCCAGGATCGCGTTAAACTCTGGAATGAATAGGAGCACTACATGATGACGAACTACAGCAATCCCGTGATTCCGGGCTTCTATCCAGACCCCAGCATCTGTCGGGTAGACGAAGATTATTATCTCGTAACCAGCACATTTGAATATTTCCCGGGTGTTCCCATTTTCCACAGCAAAGATCTTGTGAATTGGCGCCAAATCGGCCATGTTCTCACTTCTGTCGAACAGCTTCCACTTGCTAAAGCAGGCAGCTCCGGGGGCATTTACGCACCGACACTACGCCACCATGATGGCTGGTTCTACATGACAACTACCAATGTAAGCGGAGGTGGCAACTTCTATGTACGAAGCAAGCAACCTGAAGGACCTTGGTCGAATCCTATTTTTGTTGCCCAGGACGGTATAGACCCCTCCCTATTCTTTAACGATGATGGTCGTATTTACTTTCAATCCGCCTGTAATGGCGATGAAGGCGAAGGGATCTATCAATGTGAGATCGACATCTTGACGGGTAACAAGCTGACAGAGAGCCAGTTCATCTGGAGGGGAACCGGCGGTGCCGCGCCTGAGGCCCCACACTTGTACAAAATAAATGACTATTATTATCTAATGATTGCCGAAGGGGGAACCGAATACGGGCATATGGAAACCATTGCGCGAAGCAAGGATCCATATGGGCCATTCCATCCCTGCCCTCACAATCCGATCCTGTCGAATCGCAGCATGAAAACCAGTATCCATGCCACCGGTCATGCGGACCTCGTTCAGGTGCAGGATGGAAGCTGGTGGGCGGTATGTCTGGGCTTCCGTCCGGCAGCCTACCCCATGAGGCATCACTTGGGACGCGAGACGTTTCTGGCACCCGTGAACTGGACGAGTGACGGATGGCCTATAATCGGTTATGAAGGACATATTGAGCCTGTCATGACCGGGCCGCAGCTGCCTGAAGTCCAATGGCCCCGCAAGGAAATCCGGGATGATTTCAATGTGTCCACACTTGGCCTGGACTGGATCTTCCTGCGGAATCCAGCTCCAGACAGTTGGTCACTCACAGAGCACCCGGGCCATCTTGTTCTGCGAGGAAACCCCGTATCTCTCAATGATGGTGGAAATCCCGCCTTTGTAGGTCGTCGCTTGAGCCATTTCTTATGCAGCATGGCTGCCAAACTGAGCTTTGAACCAACGCATGATGGCGACGAAGCGGGATTGACCGTCTATATGAATGAGAAATATCATTATGATCTGGCTATTACGCGGATTGATGGTCACAAAAAAATGATATTCCGACGAACGGTTGGTTCTTTAAGAACCGAAGTAATTCGGGATTGTGGAGCTGGACCTGCGATATTACAGATTCAGGCCCAACGTGATATGTTCACTTTCTCCGTACAGCAAGATTCAACAACTGACTCTGTCCTCGGCTCTGGCGAAACCCATCTGCTCTCTACTGAAGTGGCGGGCGGCTTCACAGGAGTCATCATTGCCATGTATGCCCACAATCCATCAGGAGAAGGTGCACCCAGCCTGTTCGATTGGTTTGATTATGAACCACTGGATTAAATAATGGTGTAACCTTCGAATTTAAATGTAAAAACTATAATATAACCTCTATTACAATCATCCCCTTCAAGTAGATACTCTTTAAAAAGCCTTGTGTGGTAACATAAGGAAAGGAGTGAACTTGAAGGGGATTTTGCTATGGCTAAATCCCTCGATCCGCTCAAGAAACGTTCTGCATGACTCCCCCTTAAATCTCAGAAAAGATTCATTGATTTATTAGAGAAGTTCTCCTAATATTTTTAGTAGGAACACCCAGCAGCTCGGCACCATGGTAATACTTCATTGTCTTTATGAGAGCGCTATCGCTGCAGCTCTAAAGAAAAACGGGAGGTTGCAGATATGAAATGGAATCACTTCAAGTCCAAGCTTCTGCTTAAGTACACGCTATCCTATATCTCCATTTTCCTTATCCCTCTTGTTATATTAACCATCATTATTTATCACAATGCTGTGGACACACTCCGTTCAGAGATCGAACAGACCAATGTCAATCAGTTGACCCAAGCCAAAACGGTCATTGATGACCGCATGAAGGAATTGCAGGATATCGCATTTCGTATCGCCTATGATGAGCAGCTAACCCGTTATTGGACACACCATCCCTATTATAGTCGGGAATCGATTAGTGCCTTGGTCAAATATAAAGCCACCAGTTCCATTATCGATGAGCTATTTCTGTTCTTCCGCGGAGATGATAGCATCTACTCGTCTCAGGGCTCTGAGAACCTGGATGTATTCACGGGCCGCTACAAATTTAATACATGGAACAAAACGGATATGATCCGGGATTTGAATAACGTTCAGTTTCCCACGATACGACCAGCTGAACAAGTCGTTCAAGGAACCAAAGTACCCAATTCCATGCTGGCCTACCTTGTACCGATTGCACCTAATAATACGCCCGCCCACGGCACTGTCATGTACCTGATTCACGAGTCCAATCTGACCGGATTGATTGATTCCATTCTCAGCGACTACCATGGGATGACTTATATTTTCGATAATTATGGGCAGGTGCTGGCCGCTAATTATAAAGGAGAAACCATTACCGAACAGGAAGTCAAATCTCTGTTTGAACTTGAGCCGGGAACACACAGCCTCTCCTTGAATCAAGAACCGCATTCGGTTGTATCCGTCAAATCAGACGCGGGCTGGACTTATGTAACCGCGATGCCAAGCAATCAATTTTTCAGCCGAATTGTCCATATTCGTACCTTTGTTGTTCTTGTTTTTTCCTTCATGGTGGTAATGGGTACCTTCCTCGCCATTATGTTGGCCCGAAGACAATACCATCCGATTTCAGACTTGATGGAGTTTATTCGTTTAAAAAATCATCCTGAACCTTCCGCATCCAGCAACGAGCTGGAATGGATCAAGAAAACGCTGCATGATTACAGCCAGCGTGTGGACCTTCAAGAGCCCTACGCTCGTAATCATATTCTGCTCATGTTACTGAAGCATGGTCATACCGGAGAGCTCCCCTCTGAGTTTACGGATAATCTCGGCATACGCTTTAACCGGTCCCATTATTTTGTCATGACTTTGGGATGGGAAATGCATGCTTTTCCCATCGTAGATCATCCTGAACAGCGTACTGTTATGCAGCTGATCAACGATATGGAACTGCCGGAGTTGTCGGCTTTTGCTTACGGCGTGGAGCT
Above is a window of Paenibacillus sp. E222 DNA encoding:
- a CDS encoding carbohydrate ABC transporter permease, which translates into the protein MSYSQKRKLTNSIIFIVLALGAIAMIAPLIWMLSTSVKEKQDVFALPPVWIPEVFQFGKYKEIWEAGPLLSGIKNSLIVAISVTVVGTFTSSIAAFAFAKLRFPHKNKLFLALLASMMIPYPTVMIPQFIMFSKLGWVDTLLPLIVPGLFGNVVMIFFLRQYLLSVPDAIIEAAKIDGSSYFRLYSSITFPLIKPAIAAQLILWFMGIWNDYLAPIIYLNSPEKQTLQLVIANFNATYAIQTDYPLIMAASIVALLPVLIIFLIFQKQIIESVAISGVKG
- a CDS encoding carbohydrate ABC transporter permease, translated to MITKSSLYRKERLYGYLFILPPVLGLLIFVLFPFLYSLYGSFTDWDGLGQMNFIGLANFKDLLTDDLFYKAMFNTFYLMLGIPIGLLLALLLAMGLNRKIPGTTTFRVIYYIPVISSLAAVSIMWNWAYNGDYGLVNQFLDLFGIEGPNWLANKDTVKPALIIMTVWKGLGYTMLLYLAALQSVSRTYYEAAELDGANGFQIFRNITWPMVKPVTFFLVVTNIIGGSQIFTEMNIMTPTGGPEYSSASIVFYIWQKAFSNLQMGYASAMAMILGIFIFVITLVQFKMNEKSAYDGD
- a CDS encoding sugar ABC transporter substrate-binding protein yields the protein MVKKKSLVTIMLLMLVSAIVFAGCGGSSGSSGDKELTFMFRGGTDEQKAYQAVVKKFEEEHPGVKVKIIVTAADQYATKLRAAITGNSLPDVFYFNPGDVKAYVNSNVLMNLTPYVENNADVDLDNIWKYGVDLYRYDGKMAGQGDLYGMPKDLGPFALGYNKTLFEKEGIPFPDKDKPYTWDEFIKVNQQATKDTNGDGKPDVFGTGFNVQWALQAFVWSNGADWLDETKTKVTIDDPKFAEALQFFADMQNKYKITPSIEEAQTLDTYQRWMKGEMAFFPVGPWDMSTFEKLPFEYDLLPFPAGSTGKSATWIGSLGIGVSAKTKYPEEAAALVNYLTASKEGMQQLVDAKVQIPNLLDMADEWAKDTSTKPANKQEFIDIVEDYGRSLPGNYTYNAEWYDLFFTDIQPVLDGKITAAEYVKQQQPKMQKLLDKAVEQEKKSQK
- a CDS encoding glycoside hydrolase family 43 protein, giving the protein MTRFRKKRWALPALLVLVLLLAGQSRAFAAFWNLSGDIAVHDPSIIKEGNSWYTFSTGPGIQVLKSDNGSSWYRVPQIFLSKPSWWASAVPGQSGLDVWAPDVEQYNGKVWLYYSISTFGSNRSAIGLASATSIGAGQWKDEGLVLQTTTANNYNAIDPNLVIDASGNPWLAFGSFWSGLKIVKLDKNTMKPTGSISSIAARPNNGGAIEAPSIVYRNGYYYLFASIDSCCQGVNSTYKMVYGRSTSITGPYVDKNGMSMLNGGGTILDSGNVKWKGPGGQDVYNGNVIARHAYDADDNGNPKLLINDLLWDSSGWPTY
- a CDS encoding transcriptional regulator, with the protein product MIYIKDLMSGVNIFKALSSEIRIQIIELLAKNQSLNLNDLATKLGLSNGAITMHIKKLEESGLIEINTAVGKHGIQKICYLNEEKLMVDLRSQEIFNRYEVEIQVGHYSDYQAAPTCGLATRDSIVGEFDDPRYFADPLRIDAEMIWLAEGYLEYRIPNYLKPNQTFSEIQLSMELGSEAPGFCDNYPSDIFFYVNGIEIGCWTSPGDFGNTRGTFNPDWWPPHLNQYGMLKLIRITQEGSYIDGCRISDVTLDQIGLDYKSDIHFRIAVTDEPVNKRGLTIFGKNFGNYGQNLLARVLYNVQEE
- a CDS encoding SRPBCC domain-containing protein, whose translation is MLNNGMASSVENEKVLVLERVFDAPRELVFSMFKEAEHLQHWWGPRGWAIPVCNVDFRPGGVWHYCMKCEDKNQGDFYGMESWGKGVYKEIVEPERIVYIDYFSDAEGNTDENLPTTEVTMLFIDLGGKTKIVNRSEYVSAEALQTVMDMGMLQGITETWDRLAERLNEVK
- a CDS encoding helix-turn-helix transcriptional regulator is translated as MSGHNPGMDMALLGALAEPNRMHIVELLRDGPLTVGEIAEQLGLRQPQASKHLKVLSDHGILDVKAVANRRIYKLRPEPFQTLDEWVQSFQNIMEDRFDNLDHYLRELQSKKDKP
- a CDS encoding helix-turn-helix domain-containing protein — protein: MSNAYLNWFTADLEFPFYIQYGGHEEDTELHKHVDFSELVIVLNGNATHVVNTEEFFVKKGNVFVINGSTPHAYSDPHDFQICNIMFRPEMLASAGPDLRKSKGFQALFVLEPFYRSIHSYPSKMALPIPNLEYVESLITVMIEEYRNRQQGYQTMLISRFTEMVVYLSRHYETQEKGIEGTNLMHLANAISYIEDHYLEPLTLDEIAGKSNVSIRHLNRIFRSYYQMTPISYLQKLRLEKACYLLKQGNLSITEISYECGFNDSNYFTRQFTKAYGMSPKTYRQNH